In Elusimicrobiota bacterium, the following proteins share a genomic window:
- a CDS encoding carboxypeptidase regulatory-like domain-containing protein, with product MKKTKKMIWFILISMIAYQSARALEIRSVTVTDQLGGLRSNYSNTEKVNFNVTVFNNTVLDRINFRFEIYDAAGNSRFTHTGNSIPGTIGEGASFLRYIPITNFFSTSGNYRLVVFANTIMKETTFSVYSPNLTLTYPSNYARDLTDNPLIFRWVASGAAKYRIYVDDDAAFFNCLFTDETNMTQYTYPSDPADVRKKLSAGTIYYWKVEGLDASNNIVAKTATPSNFTIKASAVVSTSKDLAILDIKAEQYLPKVIVSVKNQGGKTESSIPVSLYLSGSLVGTQNIDSIASGEIKNISFLTNVYGTNIAMASITFDDDYSKNNILTKQISVYTPVVGSTVTVVVEKAKILGTVMTADGNKLPDAVVSYDGAGKGSVKTNSGGEYKIEDLEIGEYKLKASASGYVDAEAIVKVDKSKAYTNVDFKLNIIGSKAAAAEAEKIDYSNDEKKCWSKLKEYIANDKIFQLFEDYEIDSIETKEDINKIMSELESGKSKISGVEIVVE from the coding sequence ATGAAAAAAACAAAAAAAATGATTTGGTTTATACTTATCAGTATGATAGCCTATCAATCTGCCAGGGCGTTAGAAATTCGCAGTGTCACTGTGACTGACCAGTTGGGTGGGTTGAGAAGTAACTATTCAAATACAGAAAAGGTCAACTTTAACGTTACGGTATTCAATAACACTGTTCTTGACAGAATTAATTTCAGGTTTGAAATATATGATGCTGCCGGAAACAGCAGGTTTACTCACACCGGCAATTCCATACCCGGGACCATTGGTGAAGGTGCCTCATTTTTAAGATATATTCCAATAACAAACTTTTTCTCTACAAGCGGTAATTATAGACTTGTTGTCTTTGCCAATACTATTATGAAGGAGACCACTTTTTCAGTGTATTCGCCTAACCTGACACTTACTTACCCGTCAAACTATGCGCGAGATTTAACTGATAACCCGCTTATTTTCAGGTGGGTTGCATCCGGTGCGGCAAAATACCGTATTTATGTAGATGATGACGCTGCATTTTTCAATTGTCTTTTTACAGATGAAACAAATATGACACAATATACTTATCCATCGGATCCGGCTGATGTTAGGAAAAAACTTTCTGCCGGTACTATATATTACTGGAAAGTAGAAGGTTTGGATGCTTCAAATAATATAGTAGCCAAAACAGCCACACCTTCTAATTTTACTATAAAAGCTTCTGCGGTAGTTTCTACCTCAAAAGATTTAGCTATTTTAGATATAAAAGCCGAACAATATTTACCAAAGGTTATTGTCAGCGTGAAGAATCAAGGTGGTAAAACAGAGAGTTCAATACCGGTATCACTTTATCTTAGCGGTAGTTTAGTTGGCACTCAAAATATTGATAGTATTGCTTCGGGTGAAATAAAAAATATTAGTTTTTTAACAAATGTATACGGAACAAATATAGCGATGGCATCTATTACTTTTGATGATGATTATTCAAAAAATAATATTTTGACAAAACAAATATCTGTTTACACCCCAGTTGTGGGTTCAACTGTTACGGTAGTGGTTGAAAAGGCAAAAATACTTGGTACTGTTATGACAGCTGACGGAAATAAACTTCCGGATGCAGTTGTTTCATACGATGGTGCCGGGAAAGGCAGCGTTAAAACAAACTCGGGCGGCGAGTACAAAATAGAAGATTTGGAAATTGGTGAATATAAGCTAAAAGCATCTGCAAGCGGTTATGTTGATGCGGAAGCAATCGTAAAAGTAGATAAGTCAAAAGCATACACAAATGTTGATTTTAAATTAAATATTATCGGTTCTAAAGCAGCAGCCGCAGAAGCAGAGAAAATTGATTACTCAAATGATGAAAAGAAATGTTGGAGTAAGCTCAAGGAGTATATAGCAAATGATAAAATTTTCCAACTATTTGAAGATTATGAAATTGATTCTATAGAGACTAAAGAGGATATTAATAAAATTATGTCAGAACTTGAAAGTGGAAAATCAAAAATCAGCGGTGTTGAAATAGTAGTTGAATAA
- a CDS encoding FecR family protein, translating to MKLIVKKCSFHVFLILSYFYCFSCILYSSQMAGIVTNTKGSVQVLNNKGKDWKKAKVGDFLYEGDTIKTLTKSQSAVTFTNGTMIKSNQNTEFFVVIAEKLEKIGSQIKMKAGRVWTKVRPKTKFEIHTPVAIVAVRGTEFDTDLSGDRLDLTVFEGVVNVKNNFGEVNVKKGKKTTVGAGAPEPPSDTKKEEQSNWQDEIVSKGAISIKSLSNKPQSSVPFEINVSVNDINGKLDKTSKETITLKSESPDILFSNDGKVWSGELQITPVEGVAKASVKIEVKIAGTFSIIAFVENYTPAILNIAASLPKNKNLKIKIKSDEGEKEILLKFKKKS from the coding sequence ATGAAATTAATAGTTAAAAAATGTAGTTTTCATGTTTTTCTGATTTTATCCTATTTTTATTGTTTTTCTTGTATTCTTTATTCTTCGCAGATGGCAGGTATTGTTACAAACACTAAAGGCAGTGTTCAGGTTTTGAATAATAAAGGGAAAGACTGGAAAAAAGCGAAAGTAGGAGATTTTTTGTATGAAGGCGATACGATAAAAACACTGACTAAGTCGCAATCAGCGGTAACATTTACAAACGGTACCATGATAAAAAGTAATCAAAATACCGAATTTTTTGTTGTTATTGCCGAGAAACTGGAAAAGATAGGTTCTCAAATTAAAATGAAAGCAGGGCGGGTTTGGACAAAGGTCAGACCCAAGACAAAATTTGAAATACATACACCTGTTGCTATAGTAGCGGTTAGAGGAACTGAATTTGACACAGATTTATCAGGCGACAGGTTAGACCTAACCGTATTTGAAGGAGTAGTAAATGTAAAGAATAATTTCGGAGAAGTAAATGTGAAAAAAGGTAAAAAAACAACTGTGGGTGCAGGGGCGCCTGAACCACCAAGTGATACGAAAAAAGAAGAACAATCAAATTGGCAGGACGAAATTGTATCAAAGGGTGCGATTAGTATTAAATCGCTTTCTAATAAACCGCAATCTTCTGTTCCTTTTGAAATCAATGTTTCAGTAAATGATATTAATGGTAAGTTGGATAAAACATCAAAAGAGACGATTACTTTAAAATCTGAATCACCTGATATACTTTTTTCAAATGACGGTAAAGTATGGAGCGGAGAACTACAGATAACCCCTGTGGAAGGTGTTGCTAAAGCATCTGTAAAAATAGAAGTAAAAATAGCAGGTACTTTTTCAATTATAGCTTTTGTGGAAAATTATACGCCGGCAATTTTAAATATTGCTGCTTCGCTACCTAAAAATAAAAATCTTAAAATTAAAATAAAATCAGATGAAGGGGAAAAAGAAATTTTACTTAAGTTCAAGAAGAAATCATAA
- a CDS encoding PorV/PorQ family protein — protein sequence MNKNIKLILIAVISYFLLPTSCLYGKGVGTTGAQFLKVGMGARPLAMGGAYIAVADDVNAIYYNPASLTRLENNELTATYLKYFEDVNAGFIGYGGRIGKNHYVGAGLTYLQVKDMERRDENEVDLGNFGATDIALFINYSRKDIANKILEGLSVGGGLKVISEKIDNEKAFTVALDISGYYPADDKLSFAMNIQNISYGIKFINDTDPLPLNIKLGGAYKIIEGLTVACDIDEYVIDSKQYASIGAEYWIKKMIALRSGYRFGYDTTSLGGIVGFGAGAGFRMWGFIVDYAFVPFGELGDTHRISFGAKF from the coding sequence ATGAATAAAAACATTAAATTAATTCTAATCGCAGTTATTTCCTACTTCCTACTTCCTACTTCCTGTCTCTATGGCAAAGGCGTAGGAACAACCGGAGCCCAGTTTTTAAAGGTTGGTATGGGGGCTCGACCTTTAGCAATGGGTGGAGCATACATCGCCGTAGCAGACGATGTAAATGCTATATATTATAATCCGGCGTCATTAACACGGTTGGAAAATAATGAATTAACCGCGACATATTTGAAATATTTTGAGGATGTTAATGCAGGATTTATTGGTTACGGAGGAAGAATAGGGAAAAACCACTATGTAGGAGCAGGTTTAACATATTTACAAGTGAAAGATATGGAGAGACGCGACGAGAATGAGGTAGATTTGGGTAACTTTGGGGCAACTGATATAGCTTTATTTATAAATTACAGCAGGAAAGATATAGCTAATAAAATATTGGAAGGATTAAGTGTGGGCGGCGGTTTAAAAGTAATATCAGAAAAAATAGATAATGAGAAGGCGTTTACTGTTGCATTGGATATATCGGGTTATTATCCGGCGGATGATAAGTTATCGTTTGCAATGAATATTCAGAATATAAGTTACGGGATAAAATTTATAAATGATACTGATCCTTTACCGTTAAATATAAAGCTTGGGGGAGCATATAAAATAATAGAAGGATTAACCGTGGCGTGCGATATAGATGAATATGTGATAGATAGCAAGCAATATGCTTCGATTGGAGCTGAGTATTGGATAAAGAAGATGATAGCGTTGCGTAGCGGGTACAGGTTTGGATATGATACAACTTCGTTAGGCGGTATAGTGGGTTTTGGAGCTGGGGCAGGATTCCGGATGTGGGGATTTATAGTTGACTATGCGTTTGTTCCGTTTGGTGAGTTAGGAGATACCCACCGTATTTCATTTGGTGCAAAGTTTTAA